Part of the Virgibacillus natechei genome is shown below.
GTTCCATAATACCTTTGCGAACTAAGCGTGATATTTTTCATTTTTGTGGTCAGCCATTCAGAGAATTGCTCGATTTTCTCTAAGGTAGGGAAATAGCACAACACATGAATAGGGCCCTTACAATTTTCATCATAAACTTCTATTTCTGAGCCTGGTAGCAGGGTTACGTTCTCAAATCTAATCCCACCATCATCTAGCTGATACGCTTCATTTGCTTCTATTAGTTGCTTGATTTCCTGTTGAACAGCTGGAGATTGGCTATCGATGACGCCAATCATGTCAATTCCTTTATTACGACTCGATTCCTTTAAAATGTTTGTAAGGGTCAAACTTTTTGCTCCTGTTATTTTCACGGGATTACCATTCATATCTCTTCCAATGTGTATGTGCATATCGGCAAAATAGGAAGTAAGCATGTTAATTCAATCCCATTGCATGCAAATACAGAATTGCATAATTCGTTTTAGCATCATGAATGCGCTCTTCTTCTACATATTGCTTTGCTTCGTCTAATGTTAATTCGAGTAACTTAACAAATTCATCATGATCGCCTTTTACTGGTGTTTCCAACGCTTCTAATTGGTCTGTAATATAAATGTATAGAAGCTCATCAGCAAATCCAGGAGATGTGTAAAAAGAGGTAACGAAAGATAGATCTTTTGTCGTATACCCTGTTTCCTCTTCCAATTCACGAACAGCAGTTACTACCGGACTTTCGCCTCGTTCCATTTTACCAGCTGGTATTTCAATAAGAGATTTTTCTAGTGGCTTGCGATATTGCTCAACAAAGATAATTTTATTATCCTTTGTAAGTGGAATCACTGATACCGCACCTGGATGCTTAATAATTTCCCGCTTTGAAGCTTTGCCATTTGGCAATGTAACATCATCTACTTGCAGTTGAACAACGCTTCCATTATATATATTTTCAGTTTTCATCGTTTTTTCTTCAAATAATTTCATACTAATCTCCTTTGCTTCCAAAATACTTCTTTCTAGTTTAGCATAAATTTAAGATTTAAAAGTGAATGATACACTTCATCATTGTGAATTAATTGTAAAATAACGCAAGCATTTCTACAATAGAAGTAGAAATAGAAACGGAGGCTAGTAAAATGAATTTAAATCAATTAGGTAAATCAGATATATATGTATCTGACCTAACGCTTGGCTGCATGTCATTAGGTTCAAACACAAGAGAAGCAACGAAGATCATTAATCAAGCTCTGGATGCTGGGATAAATCATTTGGATACGGCTGATTTATATGACTTTGGAGAAAATGAAAAAGTTGTTGGAGCAGCTATTAAAGAAAAGCGCGATCAACTTGTATTAACTACCAAGGTTGGAAATCATTTTAATAAAGAGAAAAAAGACTGGTTCTGGGATCCATCAAAAAAACATATTAAAAGTGGCCTAAAGGATAGTTTGCGTCGATTACAAACCGATTATATCGACTTTTACATGCTACACGGAGGCACCATGGAGGACCCTATTAGTGAATCAATTGAAGCATTTGAAGAATTAAAAACGGAGGGGCTGATTCGTGCATATGGTATATCGTCGATTAGGCCTAACGTGATTCGTGAATACGTTAATCGTTCTACTATTGATGCTGTTATGATGCAATATAGCCTGTTGGATCGTAGGCCTGAAGAAATACTGGATTTTTTACACGAGAACCATATTAGTGTACTTGCACGTGGGCCTTTAGCAAAAGGAATGTTAAGTAACGATGCAGAGAAACAAATACAAAAAAAAGGACAGGATGGGTACTTAGACTACACATATGAGGAGCTTTATGAATTCTATGAGAACATCTCGAAAAAAGTTAGTGAAAAACAAACATTAAATACAATGTCCTTACAATATGTGCTTAAGCACCCTGCCGTGTCTAGTGCAGTATTCGGTGCAAGCTCGGTAGACCAAGTAGATGAAAACATCAGCATTAAACATTCAAAAGAATTAACAGACGAAACATCTGACACACTAAAAAACATAACAAAAAATTCGATCTATGCAAATCATCGGTAATTCATAGGCTGTTTCCTAAAAGATTGGGACTGCGGTTACTCGTCCCACCGAAAAGAATTGTTTTTTTAACAGAAAATCTATAAAAGACGACATAACTACCAGGTTGATTTCCGCTGCGTACAGTCGCTTTCCGCGGGCACGGCTTCAGCCCTCGACGCACAGGACGTGCTAGTGCAGGTGTTGCGACAGGACGTCGCGAACTTAACCTGCCTCGCAGTAAACCGCTGCTGCGGGGTCTTCAGACTCGTGCTGTTCCCGCAGGAGTCGACTATACTCCGCTCCAATCAACCTTCATAAGAGTGCATGGCTATATTTGTTATATAATTAAGCAATATAATTTTTTTGATGAAGTTGCAGGATCATCTGAATCAGCGTAGGAAACACATGAAGACTCCTGCGGGAGGCAAGGCCTCGGTGAGACCCCGCAGTGCGCCAGCACAAGGAGGCTCACCAGCCGCCCGCGGAAAGCGAAATGTGTTTCCGTAGCGAATCCTTGCTCTCAACCAGCGTTTGCAAATGAATTGTCACTGCGTCGTCTTTTATATCAATTGCGATGAATTAAAAGCAACAATGCTTACAAAAAGAGCCTTCCTAAAAGATTGTTGATTTAAGTATGTAAGCTATAATTGTATCAAATAGATAAAAGTGAAGTGGCAGATAGGAACCACTGGCTCGCCTTGAGCGAGCCACCAGCTAACATGAACGTGGATTCTTAGCCCAAGGAACAGTATATACCGTACTAATCATATTTATTTTTTATTAAACTGCTTTCTCAATACAAATTCCATTAAACCCGGGAATAACTGATATAGCTTGCTACCGAATTCCATCCAATAAGGAAGATTTATTTCACGCTTTGTTGTAAACATATGCCTTACTATTTTTTGAGCAACTTTATCCGGATCCAGCATATAGCGATCAACACTTTTTTGATATGTCCCTTCAGGGTCTGCAGAAACAAAAAAGTTTGTTCTTACTGGGCCAAGATTCACACCGGTAACATTTATTTCTTTACTTTCTAGTCTTAAAGAATTCGTAAACCCGAGGACAGCATGCTTTGTTGAAGCATAAATCGCTGATTTCGGTGTAGAAATTTTTCCAGCTTGTGATGCAATATTTACAATATGTCCTCCCCCATGAGTAGAAAAATGTGGCAGTAAAAGTTGTGTCATGTTCATTAATGCAAACACGTTTAACTGAAACATATGATGCACATCCTGCCAGGCCACATCCTTTACATAAGTAAACTTTCCAAAGCCAGCATTATTAATTAATCCATGTATTTGGTTATGCTCCAATAAAACCTGCTTCATCACAGCCTCTATTTGTGTTTTATCTTGTAAGTCGACCTGATATATAAAACTTTCTGCATGTAACTCCTGATCAAGTTGTTCTTGCTGCGTTTGCAATTTATCAATAGAGCGTGCAAGCATTATTGGAATGCCCCCATTTTTGGCAATATGCCAAACTATTCTTTTTCCAATTCCACTTGAGGCTCCAGTAACTACTATTTTTTTATTTGCTACTTTTTTTTGCATGGTAGAAAAAGATACCGTCCTCTATTGTTTTATCGACTTTGCCTTCGTTTTCTAAGTAATCCAGTTGCGCAATCGTTTCGGACATCGTTAAATCAAGCTGTTTTTCATATTGATGCGGAAATATCTGCATACAAATCTGAAAAGGAGTTTGGGGGTTATCCATCAATAACAACTCGACTTTTTTTGCACGCTGTTCTTGTTTATGCAAGTGCCTCGGAATAATTTCTTCTACATTTGAGAATATATCTCCATGACCAGGGAGAACGGATTGAATCCCTAATGACATACATTTCTTTAAGTTAGCACGATATTGTAATATGGGTTTTGGTCGCCCTTCCTGATCCATATCTGGATGTGGTTCAATTAATGGATTCGGGGATATATGACGTAGTAAATGGTCGCCCCCGATAAATGAACCATCCGTTTCCCGGTAAAATGACAGATGGCTTTGTGCATGTCCCTTCGTTTCAACTACTCGCCAATCCTCATGTCCAGGAAGAGAATCACCCTCTATAATTGTAGAAGTTAGATGACCCTCACCTGCATACTTTAACGGTGCTCTTAGGTTATCCAACAGACGATGAAAATGCTGAGGTATACCACTAGCAATAAAATATTCTTTAAAAAATTGCTCATAATGTTGGAAGTATGTTTCATTTCTCGTTAACCATAAATCGACATTTTTATGTGCGACTAAACGTTCAGCTCGAGGGAATTCTTCCACTAACCCTGTATGGTCAGGATGGTGATGTGTTAAAATTATTTGTTCTATATCATTGGGGGAATACCCAATTTCTTTTAATTGAGTTTTTAAAGCTTCCCAAGCTTCTGTCGTTTTCACACCAGCATCCACAAGGGTCAATAAATCTCCTTTTATCAAATATACATGTGTATTGCCGACCGCAAAGGGTGTTGGGATGGTAAGTTGACTAATTGTTTTATCTAATACTTTCATTATATTTTTTCCTCCAAAATGAATGCTCATTCAGTTCTATCTTTATTGTATCCTTTTTACTGATAAAAGTCATTCATTAAGCAGGAGTTGATGAATAGCCTCGGTTAAAATAGTTGGTAAATACTCAAAGCTGTACGTTAATTCCAGCCGTTCCGTCCATTGATGAGGATCTTTACCCAACGGACCAATATTTAATATGGGCATCGTTAATTGCTCCATCACATCCTCTGGAAAAACAAATCCATTATGCTGCAAAGGCATGTTGGTTGTTAGTTGTTGCAATCTGCTTTTAGAAGATGCAGGACCGACAAAGCTTAGGTCAGATAGACCTGTGAAAAATTCGGATACGGTTAAATCAATTGCATGGTTTGTTTTCGTATAATTTTTAATATAATTCATTACTTTCTTAATAGCTGGATCATCATGAGAGGAAACAGCTGGATAAAACGGTGGACTATAAAATAGCACGATAAGTGGCGTTAGGTCCTTACACATAGAGGCTAAGTCCTGAACCAGCAATGTAGAAAAATCGCGATCACCTTTTTCCCGCTGTCTAACTAGTAAATTTTGTCTACGTGTTATTTCTTCTTCCCCGTATCGCTTGACAGCCTCCGTATATAATTCTTCGTACATCATTACATTTATATTTGATGCTGGCATAGTAAATTCTGAGCCAATCTCAGCAAAACTCGCTGCTTTTTGAGACACATATGTTTCGGTGTTACGTGCTGCCTTTCTAGCCCCGTCTAAAAGCTTTTCGTTTATTTCGTTAAAAGGTTGTTTCAAATACAACACATTGTACATAGCAACAGCGGCATGCGGTGTTTGTACCGAATATTCCTCTTTTAAATCACGTTGCATGAGGCTCACAGGTGGCGGTGTTACTTCATCGTCGATTTTTTCAATAAACGATTCATTTAATTCCAGTTGCTGTGAGAGAAAACTTAGCATTAAGTTGGGGTTTATCCCAGAAAAAGGTTCTCCTACATGTGATTCTTTGCCATAGCAATAAAATCCAGGTAACACTTTTCCAATAGATCCTGTATACATATATTTAGCTGGGTCTCCTGGGTATTTCGTAAACATTGGCTCTCCATTTAGACAAGCCTTAAAAGTTAAATCCCCCTTATCTTTTAGCTGTTTTAAGACAGGCAAGGCGGCCAACATGCCCTGAGAGTTTACCTCTTCATCCGGGACTGTTAACAATAAAATATTTCCATCAAATTCCCCGGCGATAGCTTTTTCAAGCATAGATAAATGCAAAGCTAGGCCTGCTTTCATATCCATTGTACCTCTGCCAAATAACCAATCTCCGCTTGCTAAATCGTCCTGTACTGCTTCAGTGAGTTCCTTCATTTGCGCCATTTCCTTTGTGAGTTCCTTCGGGTGAAAGGCTAGGTTTTCAAGAGAACCATAATCTTCAACACCAACAACATCGAAATGACTTAATAAAATTACAGTCTCTTTCGTATTTTCATTTCCTTTAACTAATGCTGTTAAAAGATGTCTTCCATCTTCTAGTGGATGTAAATTTAAATTAGAGGGATGGTTTTGAAAATAAGATTTCTGTGCTAATAAATGATGCAGATATTCTGGTAATGCTATTTCTGCATTGCTTCCTGTAATACTTTGTTGATTAACAAGAGAGCAAACTAATTCCGTTAGCTCTTCTTTTGATTGCCAGTTTTTCACTTAAATTCCTCCTATGTAAATTGACTTTTTTCATTAAATAAAACACAATTAAACGAGAGGTGAATCGATTGTATCCAAAAATTATAGCGCATCGTGGTGCTAGCAGGCTAGCACCTGAAAATACAATGCCTGCATTTAAGATTGCTCATCAGCAGGGGGCTGAGGGAATTGAAACAGACGTTCAATTAACGAAAGATAACATACCAGTGTTGATTCATGATGAGCGCGTAAAGCGAACAACAAATAGTGTCGGTTATGTAAAAAATTTCACATTTAAGGAATTAAAACAGCTCGATGCTGGATCCTGGTTTTCTCAAAAGTTCGTAGGAACACCTATTACTTCCCTTGAAGAGTTTTTACAATGGGTATATGATAAGTCTTTATATTTAAACCTGGAACTAAAAAATAATAAAATAGACTATAGGGATTTGGAAGCAATCGTATATGAAAGGATCGAACACTATCAATTACTAAATAGTACCACAATTTCTTCGTTTAATCCAAATAGCTTGAAACGAATGAGAGAAATTAATAATGATATTGAGGTAGCTCTTTTACTATCTCGGAAGCAAAAAAATCTTGTTAGAAACGCTCAAGAAATAGGTGCAAATGCAATTCATCTAAATTACCGGTTACTCAACCATTCCATTGTGAAGAGCTTACGCCAAGCAAATATGGCAATTCGCATCTTTACTGTGAATAAACAATCACATCTGAATCGGTGTATTGCCCATGGCTGTGATGGTGTTTTTACGGATGTACCAGGTCAAGCATTAAACTATCGTCGTATTTATAACGATAAAGAATTATAAGCAGAAATAATCATGAGACCTCATTTTTATTGGACGTTTGCTTTTGCAAAATCGATACTAGACAAAAACGGTTGCTGATGAATGAAACGACTCATTAGAAGCCCTACTTCACTATAGGAAAGCTTGGAAATAATTACCTTGGAGGATTAGGAATATGGAATTAAAATTTCTTGGTACTGGTGCTGGTATTCCTTCGAAAGAACGAAATGTATCAGCAATTGCCTTAAAATTGTTACAGGAACAAAATAGTATATGGTTGTTTGATTGCGGGGAATCCACACAACATCAAATATTACGCACCTCCATAAAACCTGGAAAGATTAATAAAATTTTCATTACGCATATGCATGGAGACCATATATTCGGCCTACCAGGCTTCTTAAGCAGTCGTTCTTTTCAAGGGGGGAACGATGTACTAACCGTTTACGGACCAAGTGGTATTAAAGATTTTATCGAAACAAGCCTCAAGGTTAGTGGCACACATTTAACATATCCCTTATCGATTATTGAAATAACAAGTGGACGACTATTCGAAAATGAGAAATTTCAGGTTGATGCTGAAAAATTGGATCACGTTATACCTACTTATGGGTTTCGAATAACTGAAAAGGATAAACCTGGGGAACTGCTCGTTAATAAATTAAAAGATAACGGTATAATGCCTGGTCCTATCTACCAACAAATAAAAGAAAACGATAAAGTAAAAACAATTGATGACCAAATTATTTATCGCAAAGATTATATTGGTCCCGATAAAAAAGGTAGAATTATAAGCATTCTTGGTGATACACGTTCTTCGTTCCAATACAAAGCATTTGTACAACATTCAGATGTACTCGTACATGAATCCACATTTGCTAATGAGTTGGAAACATTAGCAAATAAGTACTTTCATTCCACGACTAAACAGGCAGCAATGCTTGCCAAAGAAAGTAATAGTAAAAAGTTAGTACTGACACATATATCTTCTCGATATCAATCAGAGGATAACCAAATGTTATTAGCCGAAGCACGCGAAGTATTTCCTAATACTGAGTTGGCCAGTGACTTTCACCAAACATCAGTAAGTACAGAAGAATAGAGGAGAGTTTTCAGTGGAGAAAATTGAAACAATAATTGCAAATCAACGCGCATATTTCTTGAATGGAAATACAATCGATTATTCCGTTCGAAAAGAACAATTACAAAAACTGAGAAGAATGTTAAAGGAACATGAAAGAGAGATATATCATGCCCTTAAAAAGGATTTAAATAAATCCAGGCAAGAAACGCTCACTACTGAATTAGGATTGCTATATAGTGAAATAGATTTTGCAATTAAAAATCTCAGTAGTTGGATGGAACCAACTAAGGTACCTGCTCCTCTCACGCATAAGGGAAGCAAAAGTTTCATCTTAAAAGAACCTTATGGTGTTACATTGATTATTTCTCCTTGGAATTATCCATTACAATTAGCACTCGCACCTGCAATTGGAGCAATAGCTGCAGGAAACTGTGTTATACTAAAACCTTCAGAGCATGCAGAAGCAACTTCAGCCCTGCTGGCAGATATGATAGAAAATACCTTCCCTGCGCCCTTTATCACCGTAGTAGAAGGAGCCAAAGAAACGAGTGAAAAATTATTAAAACAACGTTTCGATTACATTTTTTTCACGGGAAGCACAGAGGTTGGAAAAGCGATTATGAAAGAAGCCAGTGCCCACTTGACACCTGTTACACTTGAATTAGGTGGTAAAAGCCCGGCTATTATTGACAAAGACGCTAATATAAATGTTGCAGCCAAACGAATTGTATGGGGGAAATTTACAAACGCTGGTCAAACCTGCGTGGCACCAGATTATTTATATGTGCATGAAAAAGTCAAATTTAAATTACTGAAAGCCATAAAGAAACAAATAAAGAACTTCTATGGTAAGGAACCACTAGAAAATGATGACTATATACGTATTATTAATGAAAAGCATTTTCATAGATTGGTAAATTTGTTGTCGAACGGTACAACATTACATGGTGGAAACACGGATCGAGATTCATTAAAGATTGAACCAACAATTCTAGATAAGATTTCGTGGGAGGATCCGATTATGGAAAATGAAATATTTGGTCCAATTCTACCAGTATTAACCTTTACGAATGTCGAAGATGCTGCAGCGATCATTAAAACCAGAGAAAAACCTTTAGCACTTTATTATTTTGGAGAAACCGATAAAATGCAAGAACAAATCATGCAATATTTATCATTTGGTGGAGGCTCCATAAATGATACCATTTTTCATCTAGCAAACCCTCACCTGCCATTTGGAGGTATCGGTTCAAGCGGAATGGGCTCCTATCATGGAAAATATAGCTTTAATACATTCACACACGAAAAAAGTATTTTAAAGCAATCTACAAAATTTGACCTCCCTTTCCGCTATCCTGGTGGAAAAATAACACAATCTGTAGTAAAAAAAATAATGAAATAACAGGAGCTCACACCTTCATAACTAGGTGTGAGCTCATCGTTTATAATCATCAAGAAAATCTTTTTGAAAGCTTGTTTTTAACTGTTCTTCATCCTCACTATTGGTCAATTGCTTAAAGGTGTTCTTGCCATATTTCGCTGATAATGCATCCATTGCTATATAAAGATTTTCTTTTTTGGCTCGTTGCTCATATGTGAATAGATTTAGCTGTTCGCCAATATTTTTCTTTTCCTCAACATCTTGAAGGGTTATTCCAAGTAAACGAATTGGTTCTAAGTTCCAATGTTTTTGTAACAACTCATTTGCTACTTGTAAGATATCCTCTTTCGTTTCAATATACGTATTTAGTTTTTTACTGCGTGTAATGGTAGTGTGATCATAATAACGTATCATAACCTGTATACTTCTCCCCGCCGCTTTCTTTCGTTTCATTCGACGTTCTACATTGTCCGATAATTGATGCATGAGATTACGTATTTCTTTTTCATCGGTTGTATCATGGGATAAAGTTTGTGAACTTCCAATACTCTTAAATTCATGTACGGCATCTGGATCAACTGTTCTTGTATCCATTCCATTTGCTCTATTCTTTAATCGTTCACCATTTATACCTAAAACCTGTTTAAGCTCGTATACATCCTTCTTGGCAAGATCGCCAATTGTATTAATTTCTAATTTATTTAATTTTTCTCCAGTTTTCTTACCAACTCCATACATTTTCTCAATTGGCATTGGCCAGAGAATATGTGGTAATTCTCTCTTCCTGAGGACAGTAATTCCTAGCGGCTTTTTCATATCTGAAGCCATTTTTGCTAGAAATTTATTTGGTCCTATTCCAATACTGGATGGTAAATCAAGTTCATCAACTATTCTTTTTTGTAAATTGGTTGCTACATCAATTGGATTTCCATCATGTTCAATATCTGTAAGGTCCATATAACCTTCATCAATGGAAACTGGCTGAACATGTGGTGTTATTTCGGATAACATTTTAAATATTTCTTTAGAAGCCGCACGGTAACGATCAAAATTAGGACGCATCACAATCAATTCTGGACACAATTTTTTTGCTTGCCATAGTGGCATCGTCGTTTTAACACCTTTTGCTCTGGCTTCATAGCTGCTTGTTACGATAATTCCTTTACGTTCTTCTGGATTTCCAGCAATAGCTAAAGGTTTCCCCTTGAGTTCTGGATTATAAGCCATCTCCACAGAAGCGTAAAAACAATTCATATCTATATGAAAAATAATCCGACCTTTACTTGTATTAAAATGTTCTCCCATACAGATTACATCCCTTTAAAATCAATTATCTTTCTCTATTATATCATATAAGAAAAAAGACTCTTAAGAAAGAGTGTTTTCCTTCAAGAGTCTTACTTCATCCATTTTTATTTTGCTGCTTCTTCTATAATTGCTGTCACAAACTTCGTTATTTTTACCAGTTCATCAACAGGAATGCGTTCATTGGTAGTATGAATTTCTTCATATCCTACAGCTAAATTTACAGTGGGGATCCCAAGTGCTGCAATGACGTTTGCATCACTCCCACCGCCGCTTTCTAATAGACTACTGTCATGCCCGATTTTTTTCGCAGCATTTCTTGCTATTTCAACAACTTGATCACCGGCCTGCTGCTTATATCCTGGGTATTTAACATCAACAACTACCTCGGCTGAACCTCCTAATTCTTCAGCTGTCGTTTCGAATGCTTCCTTCATTTTTTCAACTTGTTTGGTCATTTTTTCTGGAGTCAAAGATCTTGCCTCTGCTAAAATTTCAACATGATCTACTACGATATTTGTTTGATTACCACCTTCAAAACGACCGATATTAGCCGTGGTTTCTTTATCTATACGGCCAAGCGGCATTTTAGAAATAGCCTTTGCAGCTATTGTGATAGCAGATACACCCTTTTCAGGTGCTACACCAGCGTGAGCAGTCTTTCCTTTAATGATAGTGGAAAGTTTTGCTTGTGTTGGTGCTACGACAATAATATCACCTACTTCTCCATTACTATCTATCGCATAGCCATACTTTGCATGTAGTAAAGAGGCGTCCAATTCTTTTGCTCCTACTAAGCCAGATTCTTCTCCAGCCGTTATCACGAATTGAATATCACCGTGCTTTATATTGCCTTCTTGTAGTGTTCGAATTGCTTCCAACATGGCAGCAAGACCTGCTTTATCATCTGCTCCTAAAATAGTAGTACCATCTGATACAATGTACCCATTCTCAATAGAAGGCTTAATTCCTTTGCCGGGTACTACCGTGTCCATATGGGAAGTGAAATAAATAGGATCTATTCCTTGTTTATTCCCCTTTAAAGTACAAATTAAATTTCCCGATCCATGTCCTGTTCGATCCTTGGATGTGTCCTCAACTACGTCAAGACCCAAATCCGTAAATTTGTTTTTTAATACATCTGCTATTCGAGCCTCATCTTCCGTTTCGGAATCAATTTGTACTAGTTCGAGAAATTCGGTGATTAATCGTTCTTGATTAACTTTAGTCATCTTTTAAAAATCCTCCAGCATTATCAATTATAATGGAATATTTCCATGCTTCTTCTTCGGTCGTTCCTCGTGCTTGTTATATAGCATTTCCAATGCTTGTACAAGTTTAATACGGGTTTCCCTTGGATCAATTACATCATCAACCATACCCAGTCCTGCTGCAACATATGGATTGGCGAACTTTTTGCGATATGTATCAATTTTCTCTTGTCGCGTTTTTTCTGGGTTATCACTTTCTGCTATTTCCTTTGCAAAAATGATATTTGCAGCACCGTCAGGACCCATGACTGCAATCTCGGCATTTGGCCATGCATAAACAAGATCTGCACCGATGGATTTACTATTTAAAGCCACATATGCTCCACCATAAGCTTTTCTTGTAATTACCGTGATTTTAGGAACCGTTGCCTCAGAGTAAGCGTACAAAATTTTAGCCCCATGACGAATAATACCAGCATGTTCTTGCTTTACACCAGGGAAAAAGCCGGTTACATCCTCAAAGGTTATTATTGGAATATTAAAGGAATCACAGAAACGGATAAATCTAGCTG
Proteins encoded:
- a CDS encoding DNA polymerase IV, with amino-acid sequence MGEHFNTSKGRIIFHIDMNCFYASVEMAYNPELKGKPLAIAGNPEERKGIIVTSSYEARAKGVKTTMPLWQAKKLCPELIVMRPNFDRYRAASKEIFKMLSEITPHVQPVSIDEGYMDLTDIEHDGNPIDVATNLQKRIVDELDLPSSIGIGPNKFLAKMASDMKKPLGITVLRKRELPHILWPMPIEKMYGVGKKTGEKLNKLEINTIGDLAKKDVYELKQVLGINGERLKNRANGMDTRTVDPDAVHEFKSIGSSQTLSHDTTDEKEIRNLMHQLSDNVERRMKRKKAAGRSIQVMIRYYDHTTITRSKKLNTYIETKEDILQVANELLQKHWNLEPIRLLGITLQDVEEKKNIGEQLNLFTYEQRAKKENLYIAMDALSAKYGKNTFKQLTNSEDEEQLKTSFQKDFLDDYKR
- a CDS encoding M20/M25/M40 family metallo-hydrolase, whose amino-acid sequence is MTKVNQERLITEFLELVQIDSETEDEARIADVLKNKFTDLGLDVVEDTSKDRTGHGSGNLICTLKGNKQGIDPIYFTSHMDTVVPGKGIKPSIENGYIVSDGTTILGADDKAGLAAMLEAIRTLQEGNIKHGDIQFVITAGEESGLVGAKELDASLLHAKYGYAIDSNGEVGDIIVVAPTQAKLSTIIKGKTAHAGVAPEKGVSAITIAAKAISKMPLGRIDKETTANIGRFEGGNQTNIVVDHVEILAEARSLTPEKMTKQVEKMKEAFETTAEELGGSAEVVVDVKYPGYKQQAGDQVVEIARNAAKKIGHDSSLLESGGGSDANVIAALGIPTVNLAVGYEEIHTTNERIPVDELVKITKFVTAIIEEAAK